Proteins from a single region of Deltaproteobacteria bacterium:
- a CDS encoding tyrosine-type recombinase/integrase → MQKRPLAELLNELEQEMLRLGYTQGSMTFYRRRWQMLSQFTQEKGEIYFSERLGIDFVEKHFHILEKDLDRTLSQAETQELRIIRMIGDFQLYHTVLRRYYKHKEILTKPYFVEVSDQFKKSCSEKGYSPVTIDHYVKQSARFMDYLDSQRISSCGDINLRLINDYIKTLAGYTYKTVEQNICSLRAFFKFLFESGVIRTNFSNQTPMVQARKQTRIPSVWTKDELKKLIGAIDRGSPKGKRDYALILLVCCLGMRCADIKQLRLDHFHWEEKKLVFTQSKTKEPLSLPLTAEVGWAVIDYLKYGRPNIDTPYLFVKHIAPFGPFSEADHLYQLIKGYMERAHLPTLKKRRGMHSLRHTLASVLLENDTPLCVISDILGHADTDSTAVYLKVDIQKLKECSLDFEEVVSHG, encoded by the coding sequence ATGCAAAAGAGACCACTGGCAGAGCTACTAAACGAATTAGAGCAGGAAATGCTACGGCTTGGTTACACCCAAGGTTCCATGACGTTTTATCGAAGGCGATGGCAGATGTTAAGCCAATTCACGCAAGAGAAAGGAGAAATATACTTTTCCGAACGGCTGGGGATTGATTTTGTAGAAAAACACTTTCACATTCTCGAAAAAGATTTAGACCGAACCCTTTCGCAGGCAGAGACTCAGGAACTCCGAATCATCCGGATGATTGGGGATTTTCAGCTTTATCACACCGTTCTGCGCCGGTACTATAAACACAAGGAAATCCTGACGAAACCGTATTTTGTCGAGGTCAGCGACCAATTCAAAAAAAGCTGTTCAGAGAAAGGGTATTCACCAGTCACCATCGACCACTATGTAAAACAGTCTGCCCGATTTATGGATTATCTGGATTCTCAAAGGATCAGTAGCTGCGGAGACATCAATCTCCGGTTGATTAATGACTACATCAAAACATTGGCGGGCTATACTTACAAAACCGTGGAGCAAAATATCTGTTCACTACGGGCTTTTTTCAAGTTCCTTTTCGAAAGCGGGGTAATCCGGACTAATTTTTCCAACCAGACACCGATGGTACAGGCAAGGAAACAGACCCGTATCCCTTCGGTTTGGACAAAAGATGAACTGAAAAAGCTGATTGGTGCCATCGATCGGGGAAGTCCAAAAGGGAAAAGAGATTACGCCCTCATCTTGTTGGTATGTTGCCTTGGCATGCGTTGCGCAGATATAAAACAGTTGAGGCTCGATCACTTCCATTGGGAAGAGAAAAAGCTTGTTTTCACCCAATCAAAGACCAAAGAACCTTTGTCTCTTCCGCTGACCGCAGAAGTGGGCTGGGCGGTAATTGACTACCTGAAATATGGACGGCCTAACATAGACACTCCCTATCTATTTGTAAAACACATCGCCCCGTTTGGACCCTTTTCAGAAGCAGACCATTTATACCAACTGATCAAAGGGTACATGGAACGGGCCCATCTGCCGACACTCAAAAAACGGCGAGGTATGCATTCCTTAAGGCATACCCTGGCCAGTGTGCTTCTTGAAAACGATACCCCGCTTTGCGTCATTTCAGATATCCTGGGTCATGCTGATACCGACTCAACGGCTGTTTATCTGAAAGTTGACATCCAGAAACTGAAGGAATGCTCACTGGATTTTGAGGAGGTTGTTAGCCATGGATAA
- a CDS encoding tyrosine-type recombinase/integrase produces MDKVVYESSFKEHIKSLVDLKQAIGYSYETEAAHLKRFDRFLAENYPLATSLTKEIVLNWCRKKSYEAQANQCARASILRQFGKYLDSIDIEAYIIPKGYFPSEKQYVPHIFTHEELSRFFVQTDQCHYCSEIPDRHLIMPVLFRMIYTCGLRVSEARLLKVGDVDLENGILSIQHSKMDNSRLVPMSNSLAERCRHYSKRVHPFLAPENYFFPAPGGKPMTIGNVYKNFRKFLWQAGISHNGRGHGPRVHDFRHAYAVHCLKKWVEQEKDLAAYLPVLKTYLGHDSFEETAYYLRLTADVFPEITVKLETWYPEIIPVLEGDTHETH; encoded by the coding sequence ATGGATAAAGTCGTTTATGAAAGCTCCTTCAAGGAGCACATTAAAAGCCTTGTTGATCTGAAACAGGCGATCGGATATAGCTATGAGACGGAGGCAGCCCATCTCAAACGATTTGACCGATTCCTGGCAGAAAACTATCCTCTTGCGACCTCACTTACCAAAGAAATCGTATTGAACTGGTGCAGGAAAAAATCCTATGAAGCACAGGCAAACCAATGTGCTCGTGCCTCCATCCTCCGTCAGTTCGGAAAATACCTGGATTCCATCGACATAGAGGCCTACATTATTCCTAAAGGATATTTCCCCTCGGAAAAACAATATGTACCTCATATTTTTACCCATGAGGAATTATCCAGGTTCTTTGTCCAAACAGATCAATGCCACTATTGCAGTGAAATTCCCGATCGACATCTGATTATGCCGGTTTTATTCCGCATGATTTATACCTGTGGGCTTCGGGTGTCTGAAGCCAGGCTGCTAAAAGTTGGAGATGTAGATCTTGAAAACGGCATTTTGAGCATCCAGCATTCCAAGATGGATAACAGCCGGTTGGTACCTATGTCCAATTCTCTTGCCGAGAGATGTCGCCATTATTCGAAAAGGGTACATCCTTTTCTGGCGCCCGAAAATTATTTCTTTCCTGCACCTGGCGGTAAACCGATGACGATCGGGAATGTGTATAAAAACTTTCGCAAGTTTCTGTGGCAGGCTGGTATCTCGCACAACGGCAGAGGCCATGGTCCACGCGTCCATGATTTTCGTCATGCCTATGCTGTCCATTGCCTGAAAAAATGGGTAGAACAGGAAAAAGATTTAGCGGCCTATCTCCCTGTCTTGAAAACATACCTGGGACACGATTCATTTGAAGAGACCGCCTATTATCTACGACTGACTGCGGATGTTTTCCCAGAGATTACCGTGAAATTGGAAACATGGTATCCGGAAATTATTCCGGTATTGGAAGGTGACACTCATGAAACCCACTGA